From Camelus dromedarius isolate mCamDro1 chromosome 23, mCamDro1.pat, whole genome shotgun sequence, a single genomic window includes:
- the LOC105086547 gene encoding olfactory receptor 6P1, whose translation MRNLSGDHIAEFVLVGFPTSPPIQLLLFALFLAIYLLTLLENALIISTIWLTPSLHRPMYFFLGHLSVLELWYINVTVPRLLGAFLILDSRVSFVGCMTQLYFFIALACTECVLLAVMAYDRYLAICEPLRYPSLMPSSMATRLAASSWGSGFFSSMMKLLFISRLSYCGPNIINHFFCDISPLLNLTCSDKEQAELVDFLLALVMILLPLLVVVSSYAAIIAAILRIPTAQGRHKAFSTCASHLAVVVIYYSSTLFTYARPRAMYTFNHNKVISVLYTVIVPFLNPAIYCLRNKEVKDALRKTVLARCHCPRSVPD comes from the coding sequence ATGAGAAATTTGAGTGGAGACCACATAGCGGAGTTTGTTTTGGTGGGCTTCCCTACCTCTCCACCCATCCAGCTGCTCCTCTTTGCCCTCTtccttgcaatttatttgttgacGTTATTGGAGAATGCACTCATCATTTCCACCATCTGGCTCACTCCAAGCCTTCATCGCCCAATGTACTTTTTCCTTGGCCATCTCTCCGTCCTGGAGCTATGGTACATCAATGTCACAGTTCCCCGACTCTTGGGAGCATTTCTTATCCTGGACAGTAGAGTCTCCTTTGTAGGTTGCATGACTCAACTCTATTTCTTCATTGCCTTAGCCTGCACCGAATGTGTCCTGTTAGCCgtcatggcctatgaccgctaccTGGCCATCTGTGAACCCCTTCGTTATCCTAGTCTCATGCCTTCCAGCATGGCCACTCGCCTTGCTGCATCCTCTTGGGGCAGTGGCTTCTTCAGCTCCATGATgaagcttcttttcatttcccGACTGTCCTACTGTGGACCTAACATCATCAACcactttttctgtgatatttCCCCACTGCTTAACCTCACCTGCTCTGACAAGGAACAAGCAGAGCTGGTAGACTTCCTCTTGGCCCTGGTGATGATTCTCCTCCCTCTGTTAGTTGTGGTTTCATCGTATGCTGCCATAATTGCAGCCATCCTGAGGATTCCTACTGCCCAGGGACGCCACAAAGCCTTCTCCACGTGCGCCTCTCACCTGGCAGTGGTTGTGATCTACTACTCTTCCACGCTCTTTACCTATGCACGGCCCCGGGCCATGTACACCTTCAACCACAACAAGGTCATCTCCGTGCTCTATACTGTCATTGTACCATTCCTCAATCCAGCCATCTACTGCCTGAGGAACAAGGAGGTGAAGGATGCCCTCAGGAAGACAGTGCTGGCTAGATGCCATTGTCCCAGGAGTGTCCCAGATTGA